GACCCTGGGGTGCAGGACCCATGACAGGGAGAGGTTTGGGTTGGTGTGCTGCGCCTAGAGGAGTGGGACGACGAACCTACGGCGGTTGTTTTGGCTTAGGACGAGGCTGGTGGGGCCGCGGTCCAGGGCGCGGATGGGGTTGGCGGCGAGGTTTTTGGCCAGGCGACTATGGACCGGGAGGGGGCTGGGCGGTTCCCAGGTCATGGAGCCGTGAGGAACAGCTTCAGTGGCTCAAAAACTATACAGCCAACCTCGAAAACGCCTTGGAGGAGGCACGAAGGCAAATCGAGGAACTGGAAAAAAAAGAAGCCTAAAAAACCGGCCTGAAACCACAAAAACCGATGCATCGAATTCCATTCAAAGGAGGGGCAAGGCGCGCCTTGC
The DNA window shown above is from Desulfosoma sp. and carries:
- a CDS encoding DUF5320 domain-containing protein; the protein is MPARDGTGPWGAGPMTGRGLGWCAAPRGVGRRTYGGCFGLGRGWWGRGPGRGWGWRRGFWPGDYGPGGGWAVPRSWSREEQLQWLKNYTANLENALEEARRQIEELEKKEA